A genomic window from Candidatus Glassbacteria bacterium includes:
- the rlmN gene encoding 23S rRNA (adenine(2503)-C(2))-methyltransferase RlmN, which yields MNEQKQSKNKVSLLDLGVTDTPVHLSEQLSKWGVKPFRVKQILRQVFQRGTLDFALMTDLPKDLREQLAGTYELYPVCLSGESISRDGTTKYLWRAGDGSAAESVVIPMQRGHKTVCLSTQTGCALGCSFCATGRLGAGRNLTAGEILIQAIHPVSNGQGGETRDNDAGNSDRSPNYVFMGMGEPLLNYENLAAAIRVMNHIDFMQVGARRITVSTVGLPEQMVRFSTEFPQVKLALSLHTADDSLRRKLMPIANKVPLPELIDACLECNRITGRRITLEYLVLPGINDRDADVSALARISDRLSCKINLIGYNPVSGLPYRKPSQTELIRFRDKLLDVSKKAVTLRQSHGSDIAGACGQLAGDRHRG from the coding sequence ATGAACGAGCAAAAACAGTCCAAGAATAAAGTCTCACTCCTGGACCTGGGCGTAACCGATACACCCGTACATTTGAGCGAACAGCTCAGCAAGTGGGGTGTTAAGCCGTTCCGGGTAAAACAGATTCTGCGCCAGGTGTTCCAGCGGGGAACGCTCGATTTCGCTCTGATGACCGACCTGCCCAAGGACCTGCGGGAACAGCTCGCCGGGACTTACGAGCTATACCCCGTGTGCCTGTCGGGCGAATCGATCAGCCGCGACGGGACCACCAAATACCTCTGGCGCGCCGGCGACGGTTCAGCTGCCGAGAGCGTAGTGATCCCGATGCAACGGGGCCACAAAACTGTCTGCCTCTCGACCCAGACCGGCTGCGCGCTGGGATGTTCGTTCTGCGCCACCGGCAGGCTGGGCGCCGGTCGAAACCTGACCGCCGGGGAAATCCTGATCCAGGCGATCCATCCGGTCAGCAACGGCCAGGGAGGTGAAACCCGGGACAACGACGCCGGCAACAGCGACCGCAGCCCTAATTACGTGTTCATGGGCATGGGCGAACCGCTGCTGAACTACGAAAACCTGGCAGCGGCAATCCGGGTGATGAACCACATCGATTTCATGCAGGTCGGCGCTCGCAGGATAACAGTCAGCACGGTAGGCCTGCCGGAGCAGATGGTCCGGTTCAGCACAGAGTTCCCCCAGGTCAAACTCGCCCTGAGCCTTCACACGGCCGACGACTCTCTCCGCCGCAAACTGATGCCGATCGCCAACAAGGTTCCGCTCCCTGAGCTGATCGACGCCTGCCTGGAATGCAACCGGATAACCGGCCGCCGGATAACGCTTGAATACCTGGTGCTTCCCGGGATCAACGACCGGGATGCCGATGTTTCCGCACTGGCCCGGATCAGCGACCGCCTGTCCTGCAAAATCAACCTGATTGGATATAACCCCGTCTCGGGCCTTCCCTACCGAAAGCCATCGCAGACCGAACTGATCAGGTTCCGCGACAAGCTGTTAGACGTGAGCAAAAAAGCGGTCACCTTGCGCCAATCCCACGGCAGCGATATCGCCGGGGCCTGCGGTCAGCTCGCCGGAGACCGACACCGGGGGTGA